In Candidatus Woesebacteria bacterium, one DNA window encodes the following:
- a CDS encoding Heat shock protein 60 family chaperone GroEL: MAKQLKFSDEARTALLRGIDIVAKAVVTTLGPKGRNVALDKKWGAPNVVHDGVTVAKDIELKDPFENMGAQLVKEAADKTNDVAGDGTTTATLLTREIAALGMKHVTAGANPMIVKKGIEKAVSAVVDELKRIAKPIKNKEEITQVATISAGDETIGAKIAEALNGKDRVVTVEEGKSLELEIEYKEGMEFDHGYVSPYFVTNTEKMEAEVEDAYILLTDKKISSIQELLPFLEKFIKVSKNLVIIADEIEGEALATLVVNKLKGTFNVLAVKAPGFGDRRKEMLEDIAVLTGGTVISEDTGRTLESIEVEDLGRADKVWADKDNTRIIGGQGSKEAIEKRIALLKRQIEETDSDFDREKLEERLAKLSGGVAQINVGAATEVELNEKKERVKDAVEATKAAIEEGVLPGGGIALLKAREVLKKVLVEEMPEDEKIGVKIVFSALEQPVRYLARNSGEDDGYVVKKIEESKDSDYGYNSLTGEFGSMIKFGILDPLKVTRSALQNAASVAMMVLTTEALVTDIPEEKKETTPNPGLDY, from the coding sequence ATGGCAAAGCAACTTAAATTTTCAGATGAAGCAAGAACAGCCCTTCTAAGGGGGATTGATATTGTAGCCAAAGCAGTGGTTACAACACTTGGCCCCAAAGGTAGAAATGTGGCTTTGGATAAAAAGTGGGGCGCCCCCAACGTGGTTCATGACGGAGTCACTGTTGCCAAAGATATTGAACTTAAAGACCCGTTTGAGAATATGGGAGCTCAGCTTGTCAAAGAAGCAGCTGATAAAACCAATGATGTGGCAGGAGATGGAACTACAACTGCCACTCTTTTGACCCGCGAAATTGCAGCTTTGGGTATGAAGCATGTAACAGCAGGCGCAAACCCAATGATTGTCAAAAAAGGAATTGAGAAGGCGGTTTCAGCTGTTGTCGATGAACTTAAAAGAATTGCCAAACCTATTAAAAATAAAGAAGAAATTACGCAAGTAGCCACAATTTCAGCAGGGGATGAAACAATCGGCGCAAAAATAGCCGAGGCTTTAAATGGTAAAGATCGTGTTGTCACAGTTGAAGAAGGTAAAAGCCTTGAGCTTGAAATTGAATATAAAGAAGGTATGGAATTTGACCACGGTTATGTTTCTCCTTACTTTGTGACAAATACTGAAAAGATGGAGGCCGAAGTTGAAGATGCCTATATCCTTTTGACTGATAAAAAGATTTCTTCAATTCAAGAGCTTTTGCCTTTTCTTGAAAAGTTTATCAAGGTGAGCAAGAACTTGGTAATTATTGCTGATGAAATTGAAGGAGAAGCTCTTGCAACTTTGGTGGTCAATAAATTAAAGGGTACTTTCAATGTTTTGGCGGTTAAAGCTCCTGGATTTGGTGACAGAAGAAAAGAAATGCTTGAAGATATTGCTGTTTTAACAGGCGGGACTGTCATTTCAGAGGATACTGGTCGCACTCTTGAATCAATTGAAGTTGAAGATTTAGGCCGCGCTGATAAAGTCTGGGCCGATAAAGACAACACAAGAATTATTGGCGGACAGGGTTCAAAGGAGGCAATTGAGAAAAGAATTGCTCTACTTAAGCGCCAGATTGAAGAAACTGATTCTGATTTTGACCGCGAGAAGCTTGAAGAAAGGTTGGCTAAGCTTTCAGGGGGTGTGGCCCAGATTAATGTAGGTGCTGCAACTGAGGTTGAATTAAATGAGAAGAAAGAAAGAGTAAAGGATGCAGTTGAAGCGACTAAAGCTGCAATTGAAGAAGGGGTTTTGCCTGGTGGTGGAATTGCTCTTCTTAAAGCAAGAGAAGTGTTAAAGAAAGTGCTTGTTGAGGAAATGCCTGAAGATGAGAAGATTGGTGTAAAAATTGTCTTTTCAGCTTTGGAGCAGCCTGTTAGGTACTTGGCACGAAACTCAGGAGAAGATGATGGCTATGTAGTCAAAAAGATTGAGGAGTCAAAAGACAGCGATTATGGCTACAATTCTTTGACAGGTGAATTTGGTTCAATGATTAAGTTTGGTATTCTTGATCCCTTGAAAGTAACTCGTTCTGCCTTGCAGAACGCAGCTTCTGTGGCTATGATGGTTTTAACAACTGAAGCTTTGGTGACAGATATTCCTGAGGAAAAGAAAGAGACTACACCAAACCCCGGACTTGATTATTAA
- a CDS encoding Deoxyribodipyrimidine photolyase, type II translates to MDKDLNYLRIKKINAYSDNSQGEYVFYWVINGLRIEDNFSLKLAIEKANQFKKPLLVFFGLRDGYYWSNWRHYQFLKEGLFEFLENLKKLNIAFIFKKTTDDEILSYAKKAVAVISDEIYLNGAKKRQESLADKIGVAMYLVENNSYYPVNIILNKKANFAWQIRDKIFNFLDLIKKDFFLEKVQVNSLNFFQIFEKEDIEKEFDKLNLDKKIYFKKFIGGESKVLKILNEFIEKKLPFYSAFHSHPEKDFTSNLSPYLHFGNISTVKIVKEVLKKHSLKDENVYSFFNELLVWRELSFNFVYFDKNYHNFNSIPSWAKKTLDDHKSDKRDYLYSFDDLEQGKTHDCYWNACQREMVYLGKMANYMRMYWAKKVIEWTEDWQKAYHWLVKINNKYELDGRDPNGYLGVSWCFGNFDRPWRERKIIGKIRYMSSKGLENKFDIKKYVEKINKELDLHTKDLFHRQNLQKG, encoded by the coding sequence ATGGATAAGGATTTAAATTATTTAAGAATAAAAAAGATTAATGCTTATTCTGATAATAGTCAAGGAGAGTATGTTTTTTATTGGGTGATCAATGGTTTGCGAATTGAAGATAATTTTTCTTTAAAATTAGCGATTGAAAAAGCCAATCAATTTAAAAAACCACTGTTAGTTTTTTTTGGTTTAAGAGATGGTTATTACTGGTCAAATTGGCGTCATTATCAGTTTTTAAAAGAGGGGCTTTTTGAATTTTTAGAAAATCTAAAAAAATTAAATATTGCTTTTATTTTTAAAAAAACTACCGATGATGAGATTTTAAGTTATGCAAAAAAAGCAGTCGCAGTTATCTCTGATGAAATTTATTTAAATGGAGCAAAAAAAAGACAAGAGTCTTTAGCCGATAAGATTGGGGTGGCGATGTATCTTGTTGAAAATAACTCATATTATCCGGTAAATATTATTTTAAATAAAAAAGCCAACTTTGCCTGGCAGATAAGAGATAAGATTTTTAACTTTTTGGATTTAATAAAAAAAGATTTTTTTCTTGAAAAAGTTCAAGTTAACTCGCTAAATTTTTTTCAAATTTTTGAAAAAGAAGATATTGAAAAAGAATTTGATAAGCTAAATTTAGATAAAAAAATTTATTTTAAGAAATTTATTGGTGGTGAAAGCAAAGTCTTGAAAATTTTAAATGAATTTATTGAAAAAAAATTACCATTTTACAGCGCATTTCATTCTCATCCTGAAAAAGATTTTACCTCAAATTTAAGTCCCTATCTTCATTTTGGCAATATTTCTACAGTTAAAATTGTTAAAGAAGTTTTAAAAAAACATTCTTTAAAAGATGAAAATGTTTACTCGTTTTTCAATGAGCTTTTGGTCTGGCGAGAACTTTCTTTTAACTTTGTTTATTTTGACAAAAATTACCACAACTTTAACTCAATCCCCTCTTGGGCCAAAAAAACATTGGATGATCATAAAAGCGATAAACGAGATTATCTTTACTCCTTTGACGATTTAGAACAAGGGAAAACTCATGATTGTTATTGGAATGCTTGTCAAAGAGAAATGGTTTATTTGGGAAAAATGGCCAATTATATGAGAATGTACTGGGCAAAAAAAGTGATTGAATGGACTGAAGATTGGCAAAAAGCCTATCATTGGTTAGTTAAAATAAACAACAAATACGAGCTTGATGGAAGAGATCCAAATGGTTATTTAGGTGTTTCTTGGTGTTTTGGTAATTTTGACCGGCCGTGGAGAGAAAGAAAAATCATAGGTAAAATTCGTTATATGTCATCAAAGGGGCTTGAGAATAAATTTGATATTAAAAAATACGTTGAAAAAATAAATAAAGAATTAGATTTGCATACAAAAGATTTATTCCATAGACAAAATCTTCAAAAGGGATAG
- a CDS encoding Mobile element protein: MYRWRKRLKQSGGKLSSLIPLSKAPKRKRQMMVNPKIVDYIAFLRENHPCLGKRKIKPLLDKYCRKNNLTPISVSTTSKVIKRHNLFFQKQGRIYHSPSSGWAKRRRLKDKRQRVRYSPKVKDFGYLEIDTVVMFLLGMKFYVYNTLDVKLKFKFALAFKKANVLNTLDFFRKLKKVYPLKDGIKIVQTDNGSEYLGAFHQHLNKMKITHLFIYPRCPKINSFVERANRTLKEEFLNEYQDLALTDISLLNQELVKYLIWYNTQRPHEALNYKSPIDYLLEVSPESQMYLTRT, translated from the coding sequence TTGTACCGCTGGAGAAAGAGATTAAAACAATCAGGAGGAAAACTAAGTTCTCTAATTCCTTTATCTAAAGCTCCTAAAAGAAAAAGACAAATGATGGTTAATCCTAAGATAGTAGACTATATTGCCTTTCTAAGAGAAAACCATCCTTGCTTAGGAAAAAGAAAGATCAAGCCTTTATTAGACAAGTATTGCAGAAAGAATAATTTAACTCCTATATCTGTTTCTACCACTAGCAAGGTAATTAAAAGACACAACCTTTTCTTTCAAAAACAAGGAAGGATTTACCACAGCCCTTCATCAGGTTGGGCTAAAAGAAGAAGACTTAAAGACAAAAGACAAAGAGTAAGGTACTCTCCTAAAGTTAAAGACTTTGGATACCTGGAAATAGATACTGTAGTAATGTTTCTTTTGGGAATGAAGTTTTATGTTTACAATACTTTAGATGTTAAACTAAAGTTTAAATTTGCTTTGGCTTTCAAGAAAGCTAATGTTTTAAATACCTTAGACTTCTTTAGGAAACTTAAGAAAGTCTATCCCTTAAAGGATGGAATTAAGATAGTCCAAACAGATAATGGTTCTGAATACTTAGGAGCATTTCATCAACACTTAAACAAAATGAAGATTACCCATCTTTTTATCTACCCTAGATGTCCAAAGATTAACAGCTTTGTAGAAAGAGCAAACAGAACATTAAAAGAAGAGTTCCTAAATGAATACCAAGATCTTGCCTTAACTGATATTAGCCTCTTAAACCAAGAACTTGTTAAATATCTCATCTGGTATAATACTCAAAGGCCACATGAAGCACTTAATTACAAATCACCAATTGATTATCTTTTAGAAGTATCCCCCGAGTCTCAAATGTATCTAACCCGTACATGA
- a CDS encoding Phytoene dehydrogenase codes for MKKIIVVGGGIGGLASACLLAKDGFSVTLIEKNKIVGGRARRLKLKDFYFDMGPSWYMMPEVFENFFKKFGKKVSDFYTLKKLSINYRVFFSDGKLIDIYSDLKKNFKTFKKEEDNGDIKLKKYLKEAEFIYKLSTKKLVFNDYKNPFSLIEKETILSILKFDLLRSFHDLIKNKFKNQYLQKILEFTTVFLGGSPYNTPAFYKLISYADFILGTYYPIGGIYELVKALEKIAKSHGVLIKTNEEVKKVEIINNKITKLKTNKSDYLTDIVVVNADYHLFETKILPKKHQTYGENYWKKRTMSPGVFLIYFGIKDNLSNFYHHNLYFDLSWEKHFNEVFREKKLPENPNFYFHIPSKTDKNMAPTGCHSVMILSPIAPGLNLNNNQKQNFKEKLLNKFAEIGKIKDIKKKIVVEKIFTIDDFEKDYNAFQGAAFGLAHTLFQTAIFRPKNFSQKLKNLYYVGQYTNPGVGIPPALISAQIVENLILKNEKNIRRNN; via the coding sequence ATGAAAAAAATCATTGTTGTTGGTGGCGGAATTGGCGGACTAGCCTCTGCTTGTCTTTTGGCAAAGGACGGTTTTTCTGTCACTTTAATTGAAAAAAATAAAATCGTTGGTGGCCGAGCAAGAAGATTAAAGCTTAAAGATTTCTATTTTGATATGGGTCCTTCCTGGTATATGATGCCAGAAGTTTTTGAAAATTTTTTTAAAAAATTTGGTAAAAAAGTATCCGATTTTTATACTTTAAAAAAGTTAAGCATTAATTATCGAGTATTTTTCAGTGATGGGAAATTAATAGATATTTATTCAGATCTTAAAAAAAATTTTAAAACCTTTAAAAAAGAAGAAGATAACGGTGATATCAAGTTGAAAAAATATCTAAAAGAGGCAGAATTTATTTATAAACTATCAACCAAAAAATTAGTTTTTAATGATTATAAAAATCCTTTTTCCTTAATTGAAAAAGAAACAATTTTAAGCATTTTAAAATTTGATCTTTTGCGATCTTTTCATGATCTAATAAAAAACAAATTTAAAAATCAATATCTCCAAAAAATTTTGGAGTTCACCACCGTCTTCTTGGGCGGCTCACCCTACAACACTCCTGCTTTTTATAAACTTATTTCTTATGCTGATTTTATTTTAGGAACTTATTATCCTATTGGCGGCATCTATGAGTTGGTAAAGGCTTTAGAAAAAATTGCCAAAAGTCATGGAGTTTTAATAAAAACCAATGAGGAAGTAAAAAAAGTTGAAATTATTAACAATAAAATAACTAAATTAAAGACAAACAAATCAGATTATTTAACCGATATAGTTGTTGTAAATGCCGACTATCATCTTTTTGAAACAAAAATTCTTCCTAAAAAACATCAAACTTATGGTGAAAATTATTGGAAAAAAAGAACGATGTCACCAGGTGTTTTTTTGATCTATTTTGGTATTAAAGATAATCTTTCAAATTTTTATCATCATAATTTATATTTTGATCTTTCTTGGGAAAAGCATTTTAATGAAGTTTTTAGGGAAAAAAAACTGCCAGAAAATCCCAATTTTTACTTTCATATTCCATCAAAAACTGATAAAAATATGGCGCCAACTGGCTGTCATAGTGTGATGATTTTATCGCCAATTGCTCCTGGCTTAAATTTAAATAACAACCAAAAACAAAATTTTAAAGAAAAACTTTTAAATAAATTTGCTGAAATTGGAAAGATAAAAGATATAAAGAAAAAAATTGTTGTTGAAAAAATATTTACCATTGATGACTTTGAAAAGGATTATAATGCCTTTCAAGGAGCAGCCTTTGGTTTAGCCCACACCCTTTTTCAAACTGCAATTTTTCGGCCAAAAAATTTTTCTCAAAAATTAAAAAACCTATACTATGTTGGTCAATATACCAATCCTGGTGTTGGCATACCGCCGGCTTTAATTTCTGCTCAAATTGTTGAGAATTTAATTTTAAAAAATGAAAAAAATATACGAAGAAATAACTAA
- a CDS encoding Phytoene/squalene synthetase has product MTKKKPDFKKFYQYKKNFNNAYFGKKVNNQLISDFVKLVKEIDAKNLIDDYFRSQEIDLKNKNYKTYQDLEKFLYGVSEVVGLLMAKILKLPKKSYPLAKKLGKAMQIINIIRDIGEDYQIGKVYIPQEDFKKFKVKIDDFFKAKNLSQNEKDLIGFELQRAFNLYKEAEFGYKYFKKKNLLPVKIAADLYFILGKKIEKRKHVIFNNKKIKLSIIDIIYIVFKNIFLIYGLNKRN; this is encoded by the coding sequence TTGACCAAAAAAAAACCTGATTTTAAAAAATTTTATCAGTATAAAAAAAATTTTAATAATGCTTATTTTGGAAAAAAAGTTAATAATCAATTAATTTCTGATTTTGTCAAATTAGTCAAAGAAATCGATGCTAAAAATTTAATTGATGATTACTTTAGATCTCAAGAAATAGATTTAAAAAATAAAAATTACAAAACCTATCAAGATTTAGAAAAATTTTTATATGGAGTAAGTGAAGTGGTTGGTCTTTTGATGGCAAAAATTTTAAAGCTACCTAAAAAAAGTTATCCTCTTGCCAAAAAATTAGGTAAAGCAATGCAAATTATCAATATCATAAGAGACATCGGCGAAGACTATCAAATAGGAAAAGTCTATATCCCACAAGAAGACTTTAAAAAATTCAAAGTTAAAATTGATGATTTTTTTAAAGCAAAAAACCTCTCTCAAAATGAAAAAGATCTTATTGGTTTTGAACTACAAAGGGCTTTTAATTTATATAAAGAAGCAGAATTTGGATATAAATATTTCAAGAAAAAAAATCTTTTGCCGGTAAAAATTGCCGCTGATCTTTACTTTATTCTTGGAAAAAAAATTGAAAAAAGAAAACACGTAATTTTTAATAATAAAAAAATAAAACTGTCCATAATCGATATTATCTATATTGTATTTAAAAATATATTTTTAATCTATGGACTTAATAAAAGAAATTAA
- a CDS encoding Peptidase M23: MIQISFNLPFGKRLHLKLVKRRADSIEPFLPSLEEVQNIRKGSKFSRYFRFIFENKRLRKIVGLNMPIVLIASSILPQTRAINPEEIKPENIIVSVQNIEVTTQKGVRYPTDEIKITQKFRFYHPGLDLDGVTGNPIYPFMAGVIAEINFSNYGYGNAILINHGNGITSLYAHLSKILVKKGDFVTQETKIGEMGKSGRATGDHLHFEIRKDGVPFDPLLVLPKN, translated from the coding sequence ATGATACAAATTTCTTTCAACCTGCCTTTTGGCAAACGCCTTCACCTAAAACTAGTTAAAAGGCGTGCGGACTCTATTGAGCCATTTTTACCCAGCCTTGAGGAAGTTCAAAATATTCGCAAAGGTTCAAAATTTTCTCGCTACTTTAGGTTTATCTTTGAAAACAAAAGATTAAGAAAAATAGTCGGCCTTAATATGCCTATTGTTCTTATAGCCTCATCTATTTTGCCTCAAACAAGAGCTATTAATCCTGAAGAAATAAAGCCGGAAAACATTATTGTTTCAGTCCAAAATATAGAAGTAACCACACAAAAAGGCGTGCGCTACCCAACAGATGAAATAAAAATCACCCAAAAATTCAGGTTTTACCACCCAGGTCTTGACCTTGATGGGGTAACTGGTAATCCTATTTATCCTTTTATGGCAGGAGTTATTGCTGAAATTAATTTTTCAAACTATGGCTATGGCAACGCCATTTTAATAAACCACGGCAACGGCATTACTTCCCTTTATGCTCATCTTTCTAAAATCTTGGTCAAAAAGGGAGATTTTGTCACTCAAGAAACCAAAATTGGAGAAATGGGAAAGTCAGGACGGGCAACTGGAGACCATTTACATTTTGAAATAAGAAAAGATGGAGTTCCTTTTGACCCTCTTCTTGTATTGCCTAAAAATTAA
- a CDS encoding Heat shock protein 60 family co-chaperone GroES has translation MKKESKKINLKPTAGYVLIEPAEATRKTDSGIYLPETSEEKPQKGTVLAVGEPEMTDSGKLRKSPAKKGDVVIYKKWGGNEVKIDGKEYLFVKFEDILAIVN, from the coding sequence ATGAAAAAGGAAAGCAAAAAAATTAACCTCAAACCAACTGCTGGCTATGTCTTGATCGAGCCGGCAGAAGCTACAAGAAAAACTGATTCTGGTATTTATCTTCCTGAAACCTCAGAGGAAAAGCCTCAAAAAGGCACTGTTTTGGCGGTCGGTGAGCCTGAGATGACTGATTCTGGTAAATTAAGAAAAAGCCCGGCCAAAAAAGGCGATGTTGTTATCTACAAAAAGTGGGGTGGCAATGAAGTTAAAATTGATGGTAAAGAATATCTTTTTGTTAAATTTGAGGATATTTTGGCAATTGTAAACTAA
- a CDS encoding Sugar ABC transporter, sugar-binding protein: protein MNQDNNNNQSQVQGQVESSLPQTQGLPPVANPLNNINEPLVSAGVSGETSSLYVNSSQPNPFVPPQNLESQGQPVTNPFVVSTPDNSTSQNETLNVSEMKPESQPISAQSNPVLPPKPAKKFPLRLVLILLLVVAVVVGLIFAAGKFLGKKTVEEKNITWWNLWEDDSIIKPLIQEYEAKNPNVKINYVKQSPQDYRERLASTLAKGEGPDIFAFHNTWTPLFVRDLDGMPPQVMSSADMAQNYYYVISADLTFQGRILGIPLGYDALTLFINEDLFKEAGLNPPTTWVELRDDAKLLTKVVDGRIVQSGVALGRVENVDHWQEILALMMLQNGVNFAKSDPSLVENSLLFYTIFSRSDKVWDETLPSSTEAFAAGKLAMYFGPSWRAFNIKEINPNLNFRTVPLPQIPKENPDEPDISYATYWSQGVWIKSKNKDLAWDFLKFISSRDSLEKIFKQASLVRGFGEVYPRSDMANLLLDHPILGSVVKLAPDAKSWYLASRTFDGPTGINSQLSKYFEDAINALNDNQDSARASETLIQGINQVLTQYGLAK from the coding sequence ATGAATCAAGATAATAACAACAATCAAAGTCAAGTTCAAGGCCAGGTAGAAAGTTCTCTACCTCAGACTCAAGGTTTGCCGCCTGTTGCTAATCCTTTGAATAATATAAACGAACCACTTGTATCAGCTGGCGTTAGTGGCGAAACTTCCTCCCTTTATGTTAATTCTTCTCAACCAAATCCTTTTGTCCCTCCTCAAAATTTAGAAAGTCAAGGCCAGCCTGTTACCAATCCTTTTGTTGTTTCAACACCTGATAATTCCACCAGTCAAAACGAGACACTTAATGTTTCTGAAATGAAGCCGGAATCTCAGCCAATTAGTGCTCAGTCCAATCCTGTTCTGCCACCTAAACCTGCTAAAAAATTTCCCCTTCGCCTTGTTTTAATCTTGCTTTTGGTTGTGGCAGTTGTAGTTGGTTTAATCTTTGCAGCAGGTAAATTTTTGGGTAAAAAGACTGTTGAGGAAAAAAATATAACCTGGTGGAATCTTTGGGAAGATGATTCGATTATTAAACCTCTAATTCAAGAATATGAGGCAAAAAACCCAAATGTGAAGATTAATTATGTCAAACAGTCGCCTCAAGATTATCGCGAGAGATTAGCGAGTACTCTTGCCAAAGGTGAAGGTCCGGATATATTTGCCTTTCATAATACTTGGACCCCTCTTTTTGTGCGCGACCTTGACGGCATGCCACCTCAAGTTATGAGCTCTGCTGATATGGCGCAAAACTATTATTATGTAATTTCAGCAGACTTGACTTTTCAAGGGAGAATTTTGGGAATACCTTTGGGTTATGATGCTTTGACACTATTTATAAATGAGGATCTTTTTAAAGAAGCAGGGCTTAATCCTCCAACAACCTGGGTTGAATTGCGTGACGACGCCAAACTTTTAACCAAAGTTGTGGATGGAAGAATAGTTCAGTCGGGAGTAGCTTTGGGCAGGGTCGAAAACGTGGATCATTGGCAGGAAATTTTGGCTTTGATGATGCTTCAAAACGGAGTTAATTTTGCAAAGTCTGATCCGTCTTTGGTTGAGAATTCACTTTTGTTTTATACTATTTTTTCAAGAAGCGATAAAGTTTGGGATGAGACATTACCTTCCTCAACAGAAGCTTTTGCTGCGGGGAAACTTGCGATGTACTTTGGTCCTTCGTGGCGGGCTTTTAACATCAAGGAAATAAATCCAAATTTGAATTTTAGAACTGTCCCTTTGCCTCAGATTCCAAAAGAGAATCCTGACGAACCCGATATCAGCTACGCTACTTATTGGTCTCAAGGAGTTTGGATTAAAAGTAAAAATAAAGATTTGGCTTGGGATTTTTTGAAATTTATTTCTTCTCGCGATTCGCTCGAAAAGATATTTAAACAAGCATCGCTGGTGCGAGGTTTTGGTGAAGTTTACCCCAGATCTGATATGGCCAATCTTCTTCTTGACCATCCAATTTTAGGCTCGGTTGTTAAACTTGCGCCTGATGCTAAAAGTTGGTATCTAGCTTCTAGAACTTTTGATGGCCCAACAGGAATAAATTCTCAATTGAGTAAATATTTTGAGGATGCAATAAATGCTCTGAATGACAATCAAGATTCAGCAAGAGCTAGCGAAACCTTGATTCAGGGAATAAACCAGGTTTTAACTCAGTATGGTTTAGCTAAATAA
- a CDS encoding Vancomycin B-type resistance protein VanW, giving the protein MNYLNKEMLKKTLKIALSPLLIVLSPILFFYFVFFERILPNTYVNNISIGGLTEEEAQKRLFQEVKTPEEIIVLIKNQEIKIKPEDFELKYDFEETAKTAYFKKEEKPLENLKSIYQKTLVTPIFNYDKEKLEKIIEEIAIKTEEKGQKPQATLENGKIKIINGSVGVIIKKEDLENQIKEKIKNFDLSPITLKTVSDDYVLDDIDLKKYEERVNKLLNKKIVVSFENFQQEIPDKEIIGLTDYFDGYQKDKVKELSSVISTKIERPPQNPIFNFENGVVKEFKPAEDGIVLNQEDFTANLISSFEILENSDQKTITITPPVKRTPPDYKTEDVNSLGIKELVGLGKSKFVGSIPSRIHNIKLAASKFNGILVKPEEILSFNQILGEVSKETGYQQAYIIKEGQTVLGDGGGVCQVSTTLFRAVLNAGLPIVERQAHAYRVSYYEQDSPPGFDATVFSPSPDFKFKNDTPGHLLIQTKFDGNNKTLVFEIYGTKDNREVYISKPVITGITPPPEDLYIDDPSLPSGKIKQIDWKAWGAKVWFDYKVTKEGQEIFSKRFYSNYRPWQAKFLRGIGPAQ; this is encoded by the coding sequence ATGAATTACTTAAACAAAGAGATGCTCAAAAAAACATTAAAAATTGCTTTGTCCCCCTTGTTAATTGTTCTTTCTCCTATTCTTTTTTTCTATTTTGTCTTCTTTGAGAGAATTCTCCCCAATACCTATGTTAATAATATCAGTATTGGAGGATTAACTGAAGAGGAAGCGCAAAAAAGACTATTTCAGGAAGTTAAAACACCAGAAGAGATTATCGTCTTAATCAAAAATCAAGAGATAAAGATCAAACCAGAAGATTTTGAATTAAAATACGATTTTGAAGAAACTGCTAAAACTGCTTATTTTAAGAAAGAAGAAAAACCGCTCGAGAATTTAAAAAGTATTTATCAAAAGACTCTTGTTACTCCAATTTTTAACTATGATAAAGAAAAATTAGAAAAAATAATTGAAGAAATTGCTATCAAAACTGAAGAAAAAGGACAAAAACCTCAAGCAACATTAGAAAACGGCAAGATTAAAATCATAAACGGCAGCGTTGGTGTAATCATAAAAAAGGAAGATTTAGAAAACCAAATAAAAGAAAAGATAAAAAACTTTGATTTATCACCGATAACTTTAAAGACAGTTTCCGATGACTATGTTTTAGACGATATTGATTTGAAAAAATATGAGGAGAGAGTAAATAAGTTACTCAATAAAAAAATAGTTGTTTCATTTGAAAATTTTCAACAAGAAATTCCAGATAAAGAAATTATCGGCTTAACCGACTATTTTGATGGATATCAAAAAGATAAAGTTAAAGAACTGTCAAGTGTAATATCAACCAAGATCGAAAGGCCTCCACAAAATCCGATATTTAATTTTGAGAATGGCGTTGTTAAAGAATTTAAACCAGCAGAAGATGGAATAGTTCTAAATCAGGAAGATTTTACTGCTAATTTAATATCTTCTTTTGAAATCCTGGAAAATAGCGACCAGAAGACAATTACCATTACTCCCCCTGTCAAAAGAACACCACCTGACTATAAAACCGAAGATGTCAATTCTTTGGGAATTAAAGAGCTTGTTGGCTTGGGCAAGTCAAAATTTGTAGGGTCAATACCCTCAAGAATACACAACATAAAACTTGCGGCATCAAAATTTAACGGCATATTGGTTAAACCAGAAGAAATTTTATCTTTTAATCAAATTCTAGGCGAGGTGTCAAAAGAAACAGGATACCAACAAGCTTATATTATCAAAGAAGGACAAACAGTTTTGGGAGATGGTGGAGGGGTATGTCAGGTCTCAACCACTCTATTTAGAGCAGTTCTTAACGCAGGACTTCCTATTGTTGAAAGACAAGCCCATGCCTATCGTGTCAGCTACTATGAGCAAGATTCTCCTCCTGGATTTGACGCTACGGTTTTTTCTCCTTCGCCAGATTTTAAATTTAAAAACGACACGCCGGGCCATTTATTAATCCAAACAAAATTTGACGGAAATAATAAAACCTTAGTCTTTGAAATCTATGGCACTAAGGACAATAGAGAGGTTTATATTTCAAAGCCAGTAATTACAGGCATTACCCCACCCCCTGAAGATCTCTACATTGATGACCCAAGTCTTCCAAGCGGCAAAATCAAACAAATTGACTGGAAAGCCTGGGGGGCAAAAGTCTGGTTTGACTACAAAGTCACCAAAGAAGGTCAAGAAATTTTTAGCAAGAGATTTTATTCAAACTACAGACCTTGGCAGGCCAAGTTTTTAAGAGGGATAGGACCAGCACAGTAA